A section of the Leptospira kobayashii genome encodes:
- a CDS encoding esterase/lipase family protein: MIQTIVHSIAGKTVQFTHNSTESLLKGIKVLVKGTLQNTGAGLDLLSNAFLYKEDWREALKKAGVVLKETGDHTTETMEKAIHSTNVAFEKASFAVDAAGRQGNQMVFDNRVISSIIGSSHDQKIILTKIEMSFRDIGKDISVSEAAQSFRESGQKESVLFLPGLFTDETVWLEKWIPYKKRKVRSLGISTELSKKNIHPLYIRYNHGMPIHENGKKLMNLLDTFFTECPEARPHIVAYSLGSLVLRSCLYHAKEENKPWIENFQKVISISSPNRGSYLEKLGFWLGLILEKSPNAALKIIGMIGNLRSDAIKDLSFGLIRREQKSFWAPISQYFQETYFGELDEVDAYEAYSLVDTIENPIQNFLGDGIVEKQSLRYLSDKVYSKKLNPSLRTLEIEKANHFTILNSKKLFLWLDEIFSESK; the protein is encoded by the coding sequence GTGATCCAAACCATCGTACATTCCATCGCAGGCAAAACAGTCCAGTTTACCCATAATTCCACAGAGTCTTTACTCAAAGGCATCAAAGTATTAGTGAAGGGAACTTTGCAAAATACAGGCGCCGGTTTGGATTTGCTTTCCAATGCATTTCTTTACAAAGAAGACTGGAGGGAAGCACTCAAAAAAGCAGGTGTCGTTCTTAAGGAAACAGGAGACCACACTACGGAAACGATGGAAAAGGCGATTCACTCCACAAATGTCGCTTTCGAGAAAGCTTCGTTCGCCGTGGATGCGGCAGGAAGACAAGGGAACCAAATGGTTTTCGACAACCGGGTGATCTCAAGTATTATAGGAAGTTCTCACGACCAAAAGATCATACTCACCAAAATAGAGATGAGTTTCAGAGATATAGGAAAAGATATTTCCGTGTCGGAAGCAGCGCAATCCTTCAGGGAATCGGGACAAAAAGAATCCGTTCTGTTTCTACCGGGACTATTTACGGATGAGACAGTCTGGTTGGAAAAATGGATTCCTTATAAAAAAAGAAAAGTCCGCTCTTTGGGAATCTCCACGGAACTATCCAAAAAAAACATCCACCCGCTTTACATTCGTTATAATCATGGAATGCCCATTCATGAGAATGGAAAAAAATTAATGAATTTGCTGGATACATTTTTCACAGAGTGCCCGGAAGCGAGACCTCATATAGTAGCTTACAGTCTGGGCAGTTTGGTATTGAGAAGTTGTTTATATCATGCTAAAGAAGAAAACAAACCTTGGATCGAAAATTTTCAAAAAGTAATATCCATATCATCACCAAACAGAGGTTCGTATTTAGAAAAACTGGGATTCTGGTTGGGCCTGATTTTGGAAAAAAGCCCGAACGCCGCCTTGAAAATCATAGGAATGATCGGGAATTTGCGCAGTGATGCCATCAAAGACCTTTCCTTTGGCTTAATCCGTAGAGAACAAAAATCCTTTTGGGCTCCCATTTCGCAATACTTTCAGGAAACATATTTCGGTGAGTTGGATGAAGTCGATGCCTATGAAGCCTACTCACTTGTCGATACGATCGAAAATCCGATTCAAAATTTTTTAGGGGACGGAATCGTGGAAAAACAAAGTCTTCGTTATCTTTCGGACAAAGTGTACTCCAAGAAATTGAATCCGTCACTCAGAACACTGGAAATAGAAAAGGCGAATCATTTCACCATTTTAAATTCAAAAAAATTATTCTTATGGTTGGATGAAATTTTTTCGGAATCTAAATAA